One part of the Alosa alosa isolate M-15738 ecotype Scorff River chromosome 4, AALO_Geno_1.1, whole genome shotgun sequence genome encodes these proteins:
- the lhfpl4b gene encoding LHFPL tetraspan subfamily member 3 protein yields MQVHTSEVARLYQTEFIRSARAVGVLWAVCTLCFAVIEVVILIQPSWVGTRQLHYRPGTPPPPAGTLGLFEVCLETGWPVPECRGSLRTLTPLPAFQSPAVLVCISLTMVWASVGCLCLFRFCNSATVYKICAWLQLTAGFCLALACVLFPDSWESAEMRALCGESVSSFSPGNCTVHWAYVLAMLGILDAAILATLAFVLGNRQDALLPDDAKDVTGLLLSP; encoded by the exons ATGCAGGTGCACACGTCGGAGGTGGCGCGCCTCTACCAGACGGAGTTTATCCGCAGCGCCCGGGCGGTGGGCGTGCTGTGGGCCGTCTGCACGCTCTGCTTCGCCGTCATTGAGGTGGTCATCCTCATCCAGCCATCGTGGGTGGGCACGCGGCAGCTCCACTACCGTCCCGGCACCCCACCGCCTCCGGCCGGCACGCTGGGCCTGTTCGAGGTGTGCCTGGAGACGGGCTGGCCCGTGCCCGAGTGCCGTGGCTCGCTGCGCACCCTCACGCCGCTGCCGGCCTTCCAGTCACCGGCCGTGCTCGTGTGCATCTCACTGACCATGGTGTGGGCGTCTGTGGGCTGCCTGTGTCTCTTCCGCTTCTGCAACTCCGCCACGGTGTACAAGATATGCGCCTGGCTACAGCTCACTGCAG GCTTCTGTCTGGCTCTGGCCTGTGTGCTGTTCCCGGACTCTTGGGAGAGTGCCGAGATGCGTGCCCTCTGCGGGGAGAGCGTGAGCAGCTTCTCCCCCGGAAACTGCACCGTGCACTGGGCATACGTGCTGGCCATGCTGGGCATCCTGGATGCCGCCATACTGGCCACGCTCGCCTTTGTGCTGGGAAATCGACAGGATGCCCTCCTGCCCGACGATGCAAAGGATG TTACAGGATTACTTCTGTCACCATAG
- the pcsk1nl gene encoding proprotein convertase subtilisin/kexin type 1 inhibitor, like yields MSGPLSSTLLLLLFSLVLLHSPALRAKPLSAAHGRGRNFDGGMMRVRRDLRDSLPYEAQMMSYSPGVEMKVRASDLYNQPDAWKAKGLSQALQQLVESDQRRDQEAAYLAGIMRLLSQIDANSQGGAQEDAEDAGDFQGPYPPDYDDTEPGVSMAKPQAQGAWQDLLDPQLTQALLNRYRQERLQQEAANRIPEQREQDRDQEVLRYLVEKILSSLSPGSSPGSSPSPSGGRRAKRDVDAVAAAASRSGPTLRRSRRSLDSLPPPQNSDQVSLLRVKRLGDEDEEAAALGGDVGQHRMTSQIVGLQRMKRIDVEPQPAKHSRKRRSLAYDPNLLAQHILQYLPQ; encoded by the exons ccatTGTCTGCAGCTCATGGACGTGGACGAAACTTCGATGGCGGAATGATGCGCGTCCGACGGGACCTCCGCGACTCACTCCCCTACGAAGCTCAGATGATGTCATACTCGCCGGGCGTTGAGATGAAGGTACGCGCCAGCGACCTCTACAACCAACCAGACGCCTGGAAGGCAAAAGGCCTGAGCCAGGCTCTTCAGCAATTGGTGGAGAGTGACCAGAGGCGGGACCAGGAGGCAGCCTACCTGGCTGGCATCATGCGCCTCCTGAGCCAAATCGACGCCAACAGCCAGGGAGGTGCCCAGGAGGACGCAGAGGACGCCGGGGACTTCCAGGGGCCCTACCCGCCTGACTACGATGATACCGAGCCAGGCGTGAGCATGGCCAAGCCGCAGGCGCAGGGAGCCTGGCAGGATCTCCTGGACCCCCAGCTCACCCAGGCCCTGCTGAACCGCTACAGGCAGGAGAGACTGCAACAGGAGGCAGCCAATAGGATCccagagcagagagagcaggACCGAGACCAAGAGGTCCTCAG ATACCTGGTGGAGAAAATCCTGTCGAGCCTCTCCCCGGGCAGCTCCCCGGGCAGCTCCCCCAGTCCTTCAGGGGGACGTCGGGCGAAGCGAGACGTGGACGCAGTCGCTGCTGCAGCGAGTCGCAGCGGCCCCACGCTCAGACGCTCCCGCCGCTCCCTTGACTCCCTTCCGCCTCCCCAGAACTCTGACCAGGTGTCGCTGCTCCGGGTGAAGCGACTCGgggacgaggacgaggaggcTGCCGCCTTGGGGGGAGACGTGGGGCAGCACAGAATGACCTCCCAAATCGTTGGCCTTCAGAGGATGAAGCGCATCGATGTGGAGCCCCAACCGGCGAAACACAGCCGCAAACGCCGCTCCCTTGCCTACGACCCCAACCTGCTTGCCCAACACATCCTGCAGTATCTACCCcagtag